The following DNA comes from Blastocatellia bacterium.
TGTTCCCATAACTAAACCTGCATTGGTTAAGTCACTATCTTCAGTAGAAAATTTAGCAATACCAAAATCTAAAACCTCTATCCAATCTCGACCATTATCATTACAAATCATTATGTTATCGGGTTTAAGGTCACGATGGATAATATTTTTGCTGTGTGCATCAGCCAAAGCAGCAGCAGATTGCTTACAAATTTCAATTACTCTATCTAAAGGTAGAGGGCCTTCACGACGTAAAATTGAAGAAAGGGTTTCACCTTCAACAAATTCCATTACTAAATAAAACATACCATCAGTAGTTTTACCAAAATCATAAACTCCAATGGCATGAGGATCTTTTAGTAATGCAGATAGTTTTGCTTCTCTTTCAAATCGTTCTAAAGCTTCAGTATTTTGGGCAAATTCAGGAGGGATTACTTTTATTGCACAAAGCCGGCCCATTCTTACATGTTCAGCCTTATAAACTGCTCCCATTCCACCTTGTCCTATTTTGCTTAGGATCTTAAATTTTGCGTCTAGCCAAGTGCCTACTAAAGGATCAATGGATGCAGTTTTTTCTAATGACTTTAGCCTACTACCATCTTGGCCGCAAAAGGTTGCATTACTTTGGTATTGTGTTTGACACTCTGGGCAAACTTTCATATTTTAGATTAGGCTATTTTATATAGTTTATTTTTTTGTTTATGTTTTAAGGCTTCTAGTAAGAAATTTTCAAAAATAATTCGCCCATCTCGGCTATCATTGCGGTGTTCCCAACGAGTAGGCAACTTATTCCAATCTTCAAAAGATTTTTCTAAATGGTATTGTACCGTATAAATTAATTGGTTATCAGTTCGCTTAACCATCATTTGATAGGGGCAAAGATAACTTTTTGCCAAATTAACAAAACCTGCTGGAATTTTATCAATCATTAGCCCATGATTTTGCCAAACTCTTAAAACATGTTGGTGACTACCTGCTTGCCAAAACCGGGAATTAACATCATCCAAACCTACAAAAATAGGATCATCTGGCTTTATTACTCTAACATAATGATATTCATATTCTCTAATTCGCCCATTTCTTTTTTCTTTAGGTAATAAACCATCTAGTGTCACAATGTTAGCACCAAAACTTAAGCCTATTAATTGATGTCCCCCACAAATGCCTAAAATTGGTACTGTTGTTTTTTGGATAATATTAGCAAAACCTTTTAGTAGTTCTGGGCTGTAAAGATCCCAATCCCTTAAAGAGCCGCTAATGATAATTGCGTCAGGGTTAAACATCTCTATAACATTTTCGCTAAAATCAGAAAGATGGACAATTTTGGTACGGCTATTTTTTATTAATGTAAGTACATTTCTAGTAATATTTTCTAGTGCTAGTCCAGCAATATGACGCTCTTCTCTCAACCATTTTAGGGGGTTAAAGTCTGCTTCTTGTACTGCTGTTGGGGAAATATCTGATTCAGACTTAAGTAAATTATCAATGATCATTACATTCATTGACTCTACCTTTGGTTTAAATGGCTCATAATCACAATAATTTTTCATTTGTACAGGCATAAATTACCCTCCTGGACTAAAAACATACTTAATTTGGGGTCAATTAAATTTTTCTTTTATCTTACTTAATTAATTTTTCTACGCAAGCATTTATTCTTTCAATGGCACGCTTTAATATATCTAGCGAAGTAGCATAGGAAATACGCAAATAGCCTTCACTACCAAAAGCAGATCCAGCAGTTAGAGCAACATGTGCTTGTGTTAGTAAATATTCTGCTAAAGCATCTGAAGTTTTGATCTTTTCATTGCTTGCTAAAACTTTTTTTATGTTTGGAAAAGCATAAAACGCACCTTCAGGTTCAACACATTCAAAACCTGCAATTGAATTTAATGCTGGAATTAAATAATCTCTCCGCTTTTTATACTCTGCTAGCATTTCTACTACGCTATCTTGTGGGCTAACTAATGCTGCTATAGCCGCTTTTTGTCCAATAGAAGAAGGATTAGAGGTTGAATGGCTTTGTACTTTAACCATTTCTGCTATCCAATCCTTAGGCCCAAGTGCATAACCAAGTCGCCAGCCTGTCATTGCATAAGTCTTAGAAAATGAACCACATATTAGTGTATTAGCTCTTAAATCTTCTCTTAAACTTGCTGCTGAAAAGGGTCTTTCTGGAGGATAAACAAATTGGTAATAACACTCATCTGATAATAACCAAATATTGTTTTTTGCTGCCAGTTCTGCAATAGCTACAAATTCTTTTTGGTCAATAACTCTTCCTGATGGATTAGATGGCGAATTAAGAATTAATAGTTTAGTACGAGGGCTAATATAATTAGCAACCATTTCTTTAGTTAACTGGAAATTATTGATTTCAGTGTCAATAATTACAGTTTTTCCTTGGGCGAGAGTAACAATTTCAGGAAAAGTTACCCAATAAGGAGCAGGTAGTAATACTTCATCGCCTGGATTAATCAATGTCAAAATAGCATTAAAAATAGCTTGTTTTCCACCAGCCGACACCACTATTTCAGAAGGATGATATTCTGTATTAGTTTCCTGGCTAAAATACTTAATAATCGCATCTTTTATTTCTTTAGTTCCTGCCGCGGGGGTGTAACGAGTGAAATTGTCAGTTATTGCTTGATGGGCTGCTTGTTTAATATGTTCTGGAGTATTAAAGTCTGGCTCACCTGCGCCTAGATCAATTACATCATATCCAGCACGACGCAAACTATCCGCCTTTTGCAATACGGCTAAAGTAGATGATGCCGACATTTTTGCAACACGTGTGGAAGGAACAAACTTAGAAATACTTGAGGACATTAATTTAACCTTTCAAAATAAACTTAAGTATTTTTTTTAGCTTGAAGCTTTTCTTTCATTTTTTCTTCAACTAAACTAGGCACAAGTCCAGTAATTGAGCCATTTAACATAAAAACTTCTTTGACTAGTCGGGAACTTAAATAGCTGTAATCTTCAGCCGCCATCATAAAAACAGTCTCAATATTAGGTGCTAATCGTCTATTCATTAGTGCCATTTGTAGTTCATATTCATAATCAGAAACGGCTCTTATCCCTCTAACAATACAATCAGCTTGTTGAGATTGTGCATAATTAACAAGTAGACCATTAAAAGTATCTACTCTAACTTGAGGCCAATCTGCTACAACAGCGCGAATAATTTCTATTCGCTCATCAAAGTTAAAAAGAGGTGTTTTTTGTGAATTTACTAAAACCCCAATAATTACTTCATCAAAAAGCTTAGAGCTACGCTCAATAATGTCTAAATGACCATTAGTAATGGGGTCAAATGATCCAGGATAAATTGCCCGACGCATACGCATAATCTTTAATTTTGATTTTTGGTAGGATTAAATTTTGAGTGCTATAGCAATTGGTCATTGTGCCAGCAGCATTACTAAACTGTCAATTTGTCTTTGCTTATCGCTAGAAATATTACTTAAATGGTAAGTCTAGTATGATTGGGTTGTGATCGGAAATTCCTTCTCCAAAACTAAAATTGAGTATTGATAAAGTTTGCCCAAAATGAGGTGCAAAAACATAAGGTTGCTTACTATCTGTTGGGTCAGTAAAGTTTGGAGGCTTAATAAATATCCAATCAAGCTTAAATTTGCCTATAGGCCCAATTTTACGTTTAACTTGATAAGTTTCTACAAAACCTTTAGTACTTCGTTGGTTTGAATTTGCTAATGTGCCTGCCTTCCTATCAAAAGAGCGTGTTTTATCACCTCGAAGATCAAATGCTCCTTTATCATCAAAACGAAATTCTTCTAAAAGGGTAAAAAATTCTGCTTCTGGATTTGGAGAGATAAATCTAACACTTTTAACTGTTGGATCTAAATGGGTTCGACTTAATTTAATTGCTCCTCCAAAAGCATCTAAAATTAAACCTACACCTGTTGCATACTTAAAGCCTTGTTTAACCCAAAATTCTTCATCACCAACTCGGTTTTTTAGCTCTTTTAAGATAGAAGTAGGTGTAGCATCTGAAGTAGAAGTATTCATATCACCAGCAAAAATTACTGGGTGTTTAATATTTCTTAGCCTCCCTAAAAGTTCTTCTAGTTGCTTGGCACGGTTTTCAGGCTTAGTTTTTGATTCAAGATGTGTTGCAACGATAACTGCTTTGCCTGTTGGGATAGCCTCATCAACAATCTCGGCTATTAAAGTTGTTCTACCACCACGACGGATTTCACGATGAATTTTTTCTAAAAAAACAGTTTCGCTAGCTTTTCGTTTTCCTTTTTCTATAAAACTGGTAGCTTTTTTTTCCTCCTCATACCAATCATGAGCTTGATATGTAAATGGTATAAGCTGAACATTTTCAAGACGATAGCGACTAAGAATAGCTGTCCCGTGCAAGCCTTTATAAAGATTTTTATCTACTTGGATATTTTTTACTAACTCGCTTCTATCTGGTTCTGGAATATCTTCAAACTTTTCTGTCCCTAAACTAATTGGATCTATTTCTACAAACTCAACTCCATAGGCATAATTCATTTTAAGTGTTGTGCCTAGTCGTTCAACCACATTATTATATTTGGTACGCTTTACACCCCAATCAACTTCATTTAGTACAATAACATCAGCTTGTTTAAGCATATTAACATACTCAATAACTTCTCTACCTCTTTTGCTATCAGCAGAATAGACTTTTGGTCAAGTAGGAAATATATTTTTCTGGGTTAGTAAAACTAGCTCAATTGCTTCTAAATTAAGGCCACGTTCTATATTCCAAAAACTACTCTTAAAAATTCTCCTATTTCTTTAGACTTTGGTTTTGTGGAACTACCCCTTGTTGAAAAGCTCTGTTATTAACAAAAGGTGTTGTTAAAAGAGAGGTTAGCTTTTTTTGTAAATTCTCAGGTAACTGCTCTTTTTCACATAATTCTACAAGCTCTTCATAAGTGAAAATCTCTGGGTCTTTATTGGCTTTTATATTGTTGGATAAAATAAATATTAGAAAAAAACTAAAAACTATTCTTAAGGAAAGGGCTAGTAATTTATTTATTTTCAACATATTAAACCATCAACTTTAGCTAGTAGAATTTGATAAAGCCTAGAGATTATGTAAGAAAAATTTTGTTGTTAGCAAGAAAAAATTGCTTAAATTAGCAATGATAAAAACACCATTGATTAGTTTATCAGGTTAAGAAATTAACTAGTTAGAAAGGGTTTTAAGACCGGATTTTTTGTCTCCTGTTTATGCTTCTTTTGCCTTTCTGAAGTTTAGGATGAACTAGTTTCGCTTGCCAGGGTTTTATTGTACACTGACCTATTTGTTACAATCATTCCTTTTTGGAGTAATCATTTATATGTCAGATAAAGGTTTTACACTGTGGTTTACTGGCCTTTCAGGTGCTGGTAAAACCACGCTTGCCCACATAGTTGAAACAGAACTACGCCATCGCGGTTTGAAAGTTGAGATCCTAGATGGGGATGTAGTCAGAACAAATTTAAGCAAAGGCTTAGGTTTCTCTAAAGAAGACCGTGATACAAACATTCGTCGCATCGGATTTGTTTGTCATCTGCTTTCTCGTAATGGAGTTGCTGCTATTAGTGCTGCAATTTCTCCTTATCGTGAAATTCGTGATGAAGTAAGAAAAATGATAGGTGATTTTGTAGAAGTTTATGTCCATTGCCCGCTAGAAGTCTGCGCTCAACGAGATGTTAAAGGACTTTATGCTAAAGCAATGGCTGGACAAATACCTGGTTTTACAGGTGTTTCTGACCCTTACGAAGCACCTCTTAACCCTGAAGTTATGGTTGATAGTTCAAAAGAAACTCCTGAAGAAAGTGCTAAAAAAATCATCCATAAACTAGAAGAAATGGGTTATGTCCCTAAACCAGCAGACGAAGTTTATTCAGAAGAAGAAGAAGAAGAAGTTAAACGTCGTCTGGAAGAATTAGGTTATTTTTAAGTAAGGTTTTATGTTAAGTAATTTGGAGTTGTAATAATGGGTATTTTAGACCGATTAAGATCTTTAGGAAAATCACAGCCAGAAGTAAAAGAAAAAAAAGTAGTTTTATTAGGATTAGACGGTACACCTTACACTTTGCTTAAGCAATTTTGTGCAGATGGCACAATGCCAAACCTAGCTAAAATTGCTGCTAACAGTAGTTTAAGGCAAATGGATGTTTCTATTCCTGAAGTTTCTTCTACTTCCTGGACTTGTTTTTATACAGGAATGAATCCTGCACAACATGGGATTTTTGGCTTTTTAGACCTACAGCCTAATAGCTATAAAATCTATTTTCCTAATTCTAAAAGCGTTAAAGTTCCTGCTCTTTGGGATGTGCTTGGTAATTATGGCAAACGTTCAGTAGTAATCAACGTGCCGGAAACTTACCCGGCTAAACCATTAAATGGAGTTTTGATTTCTGGGTTTGTAGCGACAGACTTAAAGAAAGCTACTTACCCTCCAGAACTCTACCCAACGCTTATGGAATTGCAATATAGACTTGATCCAGATGCTCAAAAGCCCGCGAGTCTAAAGACGTTTTCTTAGCAGATATTTATGATGTGTTTGAGAAACGTCGTAAAACCATTTTACAACTCTTTGACCAAGAAAAATGGTCGTTATTTATTGGTACAGTTACAGAAACCGACCGATTACATCACTTTATGTGGGATGCTTTAGTTAATCCTAATCATCCATATCATAGCGGTTTTATTGAGTTTTATCGTCGGGTAGATAAATTAATTGGTGAAGTTTATGATAGACTAGATAATAATACTACTTTTATGATGTGTTCTGATCATGGCTTTACTAGTCTTGACCAACAGGTTTACTTAAATTATTGGTTAAAGCAAAACGGTTACTTAAATTTTACTTCTGAGCAACCAAAGTCAGTAGAGGAAATAGGCCCAGGTAGCCGAGCATTTGCCCTTGATCCTACCCGTATCTATATCAATCTAAAGGGTAAATACCCACAAGGCACAGTTGAACCTGGTGCAGAATATGAAAGACTTCGTGCAGAACTTGCAGCAGGATTAAAGGAAATTTCCTCTAATGGTAAAACTGCAATTAAGAAAGTTTTTATGAAAGAAGATGTTTTTCAAGGCCCACTTATGGATCAAGCACCAGATTTAATAGTGTTGTCCAACTATGGTTTTGATATGAAAGGTGCTACCAATAAACAAACTTTGATGGATAAAGAAATTTTTACTGGTATGCACACCCAGGACGATGCCCATTTTTTAATTAACCGTAAAGATATTAAAGATAAAAAACCGCATATTTGTGATATTGCTCCTACAATTATGAAAGAATTAGGGGTAGCAATTCCTAGTGAAATCACAGGTGTAGCACTTTAATTAATAATTTAGGTAAAGAAAATCTATGAGTGGGAAAGCCGCAGTAATTGGTCTAGATGGAGCAACGTTTGAAGTCATTGATGTTTTAATTGATCAAGGTAAATTACCTAATCTTAAACGATTGATTGAAGAAGGTTGTACAGGTTTTTTACGTTCTTCTGTTACTCCAAATAGCTTTCCTGGCTGGACTTCCGCCGCTACAGGTACTAGCGAAGGTAGACACGGGATTTTTATGCCGCTAGTACGTCGGGAAGATAACTTTACCCTAAAAGCAATGACAACTCTGGATATTAAAGCCAAGTCTATTTGGGAGTTGCTTTCTGAACGTGGCCGACAAGTTGGGGTAATCAATGATCCTTGTTCATTTCCTGCGGTTAAGGTCAATGGTTACTTAGTTTGTGGAATGCTTTGGCCAGGTGGCGAACATCCTTACACTTACCCACTTGAGTTAGCCAATGAGCTAGAAAAGGCTGTTCCGGGCTATGTTGTGGATGTAAATTTACACGGTAAAAATAAAGAGCAGATTGCTGATGAACTGCTAACCTCTTTAGATCGTCGCCTAGAGGCTTCCCGCTACCTGCTAAAAAAATATCCTAGTGATTTATTTTGGACAGTTTTTACTGAATCCGACCGCGCCCAACATCGCCTTTGGGCAGCAATGGACAAAGAACATCCTAAACACCAGGAACAACCCGCTAGTATTTATAATACAATCTTTCAAATCTATGAAAAGCTTGATCATGCTGTAGGGACTCTGCTAGCTGATTTAGACTCAGAGACAACGGTTTTTATTGTCTCTGATCATGGTTTTGGCCCGTTTTATAGCGCGTTTGATATTCCTCGTTGGCTATTAGATTGCGGCTATTTAGTTGAACGAGGAGAAAAGGCCAAATTAAAATCTGCACTTCGCCGAATTGGTGTATTAGATGAAGTTGCAAGCGTTTATCGGGCAATTCGCAAGCCTTTTCAAAAAGAAATTGGTTACGGCGTAGCTAAAATGAAGTCTCAAGAGTCTGATACACAAAATTATTTTGAAAAACTAGATTGGTCTAAGACCAAAGCTTACTATACTTTAGATGGTGGAATCAGACTAAATCTAAAGGGGCGTGAGCCACACGGGATTGTTGAGCCAGGGCAAATGGCAGAAGACATAAAACAGGAAATAAAAAATAAATTGATTGACCATAAATATCCTAATGGTGAAAGGGTTTTTCGATATATTTTGACTCAAGAAGAAGCATTTGATGGCCCTTATCGTCATTTTGCTCCTGATTTAGTTTTATGTATCAACTATGGTGCTTATCTTGGTGATTTATCTAACGATAAATACTTGACACCATCTAATCACAACACAGGAGAGCATACACCAGACGGAATTTTTATTGCTTGGGGAAAAAATATTCGTCAAGGGGAGCAAATTTCTGGTGCTAATCTACGAGATGTTGCCCCAACCGTGCTTTTTCACTTGGACGAAGCATTAACGCCAGAAATGGACGGACGAGTTTTACAGGAAATCTTTACACCAGAATTTCTTGCTAACAAGCAAATTAAGCGCGAAGGCACATCTTACAAAGAATTATCACAAAACACATCAGACGAAGTTTTTGCTAGCGAAGGTATTGCAGATAAATTACGTAGCCTTGGCTATATGCAGTAGTAAAACTATGAGTAAAAACCCAAAAAAACAAGCTGTAATTATTGGTTTAGATGGAGCA
Coding sequences within:
- a CDS encoding alkaline phosphatase family protein, giving the protein MFEKRRKTILQLFDQEKWSLFIGTVTETDRLHHFMWDALVNPNHPYHSGFIEFYRRVDKLIGEVYDRLDNNTTFMMCSDHGFTSLDQQVYLNYWLKQNGYLNFTSEQPKSVEEIGPGSRAFALDPTRIYINLKGKYPQGTVEPGAEYERLRAELAAGLKEISSNGKTAIKKVFMKEDVFQGPLMDQAPDLIVLSNYGFDMKGATNKQTLMDKEIFTGMHTQDDAHFLINRKDIKDKKPHICDIAPTIMKELGVAIPSEITGVAL
- a CDS encoding pyridoxal phosphate-dependent aminotransferase, giving the protein MSSSISKFVPSTRVAKMSASSTLAVLQKADSLRRAGYDVIDLGAGEPDFNTPEHIKQAAHQAITDNFTRYTPAAGTKEIKDAIIKYFSQETNTEYHPSEIVVSAGGKQAIFNAILTLINPGDEVLLPAPYWVTFPEIVTLAQGKTVIIDTEINNFQLTKEMVANYISPRTKLLILNSPSNPSGRVIDQKEFVAIAELAAKNNIWLLSDECYYQFVYPPERPFSAASLREDLRANTLICGSFSKTYAMTGWRLGYALGPKDWIAEMVKVQSHSTSNPSSIGQKAAIAALVSPQDSVVEMLAEYKKRRDYLIPALNSIAGFECVEPEGAFYAFPNIKKVLASNEKIKTSDALAEYLLTQAHVALTAGSAFGSEGYLRISYATSLDILKRAIERINACVEKLIK
- a CDS encoding gamma-glutamyl-gamma-aminobutyrate hydrolase family protein (Members of this family of hydrolases with an active site Cys residue belong to MEROPS family C26.); its protein translation is MPVQMKNYCDYEPFKPKVESMNVMIIDNLLKSESDISPTAVQEADFNPLKWLREERHIAGLALENITRNVLTLIKNSRTKIVHLSDFSENVIEMFNPDAIIISGSLRDWDLYSPELLKGFANIIQKTTVPILGICGGHQLIGLSFGANIVTLDGLLPKEKRNGRIREYEYHYVRVIKPDDPIFVGLDDVNSRFWQAGSHQHVLRVWQNHGLMIDKIPAGFVNLAKSYLCPYQMMVKRTDNQLIYTVQYHLEKSFEDWNKLPTRWEHRNDSRDGRIIFENFLLEALKHKQKNKLYKIA
- a CDS encoding alkaline phosphatase family protein; its protein translation is MSGKAAVIGLDGATFEVIDVLIDQGKLPNLKRLIEEGCTGFLRSSVTPNSFPGWTSAATGTSEGRHGIFMPLVRREDNFTLKAMTTLDIKAKSIWELLSERGRQVGVINDPCSFPAVKVNGYLVCGMLWPGGEHPYTYPLELANELEKAVPGYVVDVNLHGKNKEQIADELLTSLDRRLEASRYLLKKYPSDLFWTVFTESDRAQHRLWAAMDKEHPKHQEQPASIYNTIFQIYEKLDHAVGTLLADLDSETTVFIVSDHGFGPFYSAFDIPRWLLDCGYLVERGEKAKLKSALRRIGVLDEVASVYRAIRKPFQKEIGYGVAKMKSQESDTQNYFEKLDWSKTKAYYTLDGGIRLNLKGREPHGIVEPGQMAEDIKQEIKNKLIDHKYPNGERVFRYILTQEEAFDGPYRHFAPDLVLCINYGAYLGDLSNDKYLTPSNHNTGEHTPDGIFIAWGKNIRQGEQISGANLRDVAPTVLFHLDEALTPEMDGRVLQEIFTPEFLANKQIKREGTSYKELSQNTSDEVFASEGIADKLRSLGYMQ
- a CDS encoding alkaline phosphatase family protein encodes the protein MGILDRLRSLGKSQPEVKEKKVVLLGLDGTPYTLLKQFCADGTMPNLAKIAANSSLRQMDVSIPEVSSTSWTCFYTGMNPAQHGIFGFLDLQPNSYKIYFPNSKSVKVPALWDVLGNYGKRSVVINVPETYPAKPLNGVLISGFVATDLKKATYPPELYPTLMELQYRLDPDAQKPASLKTFS
- a CDS encoding endonuclease/exonuclease/phosphatase family protein, with amino-acid sequence MLKQADVIVLNEVDWGVKRTKYNNVVERLGTTLKMNYAYGVEFVEIDPISLGTEKFEDIPEPDRSELVKNIQVDKNLYKGLHGTAILSRYRLENVQLIPFTYQAHDWYEEEKKATSFIEKGKRKASETVFLEKIHREIRRGGRTTLIAEIVDEAIPTGKAVIVATHLESKTKPENRAKQLEELLGRLRNIKHPVIFAGDMNTSTSDATPTSILKELKNRVGDEEFWVKQGFKYATGVGLILDAFGGAIKLSRTHLDPTVKSVRFISPNPEAEFFTLLEEFRFDDKGAFDLRGDKTRSFDRKAGTLANSNQRSTKGFVETYQVKRKIGPIGKFKLDWIFIKPPNFTDPTDSKQPYVFAPHFGQTLSILNFSFGEGISDHNPIILDLPFK
- the cysC gene encoding adenylyl-sulfate kinase; translated protein: MSDKGFTLWFTGLSGAGKTTLAHIVETELRHRGLKVEILDGDVVRTNLSKGLGFSKEDRDTNIRRIGFVCHLLSRNGVAAISAAISPYREIRDEVRKMIGDFVEVYVHCPLEVCAQRDVKGLYAKAMAGQIPGFTGVSDPYEAPLNPEVMVDSSKETPEESAKKIIHKLEEMGYVPKPADEVYSEEEEEEVKRRLEELGYF
- the coaD gene encoding pantetheine-phosphate adenylyltransferase encodes the protein MRRAIYPGSFDPITNGHLDIIERSSKLFDEVIIGVLVNSQKTPLFNFDERIEIIRAVVADWPQVRVDTFNGLLVNYAQSQQADCIVRGIRAVSDYEYELQMALMNRRLAPNIETVFMMAAEDYSYLSSRLVKEVFMLNGSITGLVPSLVEEKMKEKLQAKKNT